In the genome of Hyphomonas sp. Mor2, one region contains:
- a CDS encoding DUF1330 domain-containing protein, with translation MTDIPVYMVVNLAEITDAETYRQYEKGFFPILKKHGGEFVTFDDSIETLEGENPPRGRMIIFKFPSEEAAKGWYDDPEYQAISKHRRAGTKLNYLTLVHGMPPRV, from the coding sequence ATGACAGACATCCCAGTCTACATGGTCGTGAATCTGGCTGAAATTACAGACGCCGAAACGTATCGCCAGTATGAGAAGGGTTTCTTCCCGATCCTCAAAAAGCATGGCGGTGAGTTTGTGACATTCGATGATTCGATCGAGACACTCGAAGGAGAGAACCCGCCCCGAGGACGAATGATCATCTTCAAGTTCCCGAGTGAAGAAGCGGCCAAAGGCTGGTATGATGATCCAGAGTATCAGGCGATTTCAAAACATCGCCGAGCCGGAACCAAGTTGAACTATCTTACGCTCGTGCATGGAATGCCACCGCGCGTCTAG